A single Phaenicophaeus curvirostris isolate KB17595 chromosome 26, BPBGC_Pcur_1.0, whole genome shotgun sequence DNA region contains:
- the C26H17orf113 gene encoding uncharacterized protein C17orf113 homolog isoform X1 codes for MAAFKCPSNMVPPGKKPAGETSNSNKKCKRYFNEHWKEEFTWLEFDYERKLMFCIECRQALVKNKHGKAENAFTVGTDNFQRHALLRHVTSGAHRQALAVNQEQLAFESRGHGYPELRSVIKVEVNPAKVAVLTTVYWMAKEEIPDEKCSSLLHFQKFNLCQALLVSEHSEYYHPSSIREMQAAIAEVLHNEDRHRIKASPFVGLVVDETVDILEHHNLAMFATTVSPCNGETSATFLGSFELPAGEASAVAGKVGEVMRSFDIPTMKITWLSADSASVVAERLSEVGTVLTSLCPLLTEMRCLSHGSSLLLAESIVGIEYLQKYETTVDAVYRLYSRFGGESNGLQELRSVLDLCEIDLGSPRAIHWTSIFPAVEAIDSSWPTLVPLLESEAEQSPVAHGLCEELKKFQFVAFTKILLDVLPIFQKLSHFFRIEDFDLSVLKPLVSAMATALQAQKSTSGKNLQEFLNETNEHPGDDQEGESRLYYKGIELANCSKVHLKHFEHLKESYLESVRGSLLDRFPSGVLKAISSFSTIFNPKCYPQSLEDIGSYGVSELNFLLQAYSRVVVSERALSDFPLFKRIVFSLSQLSFKDLCVKLVYSNSEMHELFPDFAVLAAIALALPLGSVLAEKISRGRELLKRGRLRRANDEGLSDLMKIAIDGPAINEFDFALAIEYYESMRESSFIMTQVK; via the exons CCCCAGCAATATGGTACCTCCAGGGAAAAAGCCAGCTGGGGAAACTTCCAATTCCAATAAAAAGTGTAAGCGTTATTTCAATGAGCACTGGAAGGAAGAATTTACCTGGCTGGAGTTTGACTATGAGAGGAAACTCATGTTTTGCATAGAGTGTCGGCAGGCGCTGGTGAAGAACAAGCACGGTAAAGCAGAAAACGCCTTTACCGTGGGCACGGACAACTTCCAGCGCCATGCCCTGCTTCGGCACGTCACCTCCGGCGCGCACCGCCAGGCGCTGGCGGTGAACCAGGAGCAGCTGGCTTTTGAGAGCCGCGGGCACGGCTACCCGGAGCTGCGTTCGGTCATCAAGGTGGAGGTGAACCCAGCGAAGGTGGCTGTCCTCACCACCGTCTACTGGATGGCAAAGGAGGAGATCCCGGATGAGAagtgctcctctttgctccacTTCCAGAAGTTCAACCTGTGCCAGGCGCTGCTGGTCTCCGAGCACAGCGAGTACTACCACCCCAGCAGCATCAGGGAGATGCAG GCAGCGATTGCCGAGGTCCTGCACAACGAGGACAGGCACAGGATAAAAGCCTCGCCATTTGTTGGGCTGGTGGTGGACGAGACAGTGGACATCCTGGAGCACCACAACCTCGCCATGTTCGCCACCACCGTCTCCCCGTGCAATGGGGAAACCTCCGCCACCTTCCTGGGGAGCTTCGAGCTGCCCGCGGGGGAGGCCTCCGCGGTGGCGGGCAAGGTGGGTGAGGTGATGCGCTCCTTCGACATCCCCACCATGAAGATCACCTGGCTCAGCGCCGACAGCGCCTCGGTGGTGGCTGAGCGACTGAGCGAGGTGGGGACCGTGCTGacctccctctgtcccctcctcaCGGAGATGCGCTGCCTGTCCCACGGGAGCTCCCTGCTCTTGGCGGAGAGCATCGTCGGCATTGAATACCTCCAGAAGTACGAGACCACCGTGGACGCCGTGTACAGGCTCTACTCCAGGTTCGGGGGGGAAAGCAACGGCCTGCAGGAGCTGCGGAGTGTTCTGGACCTCTGCGAGATAGACCTTGGGAGCCCCAGAGCCATCCACTGGACTTCAATATTCCCAGCCGTGGAAGCCATCGATTCTTCGTGGCCCACGCTGGTGCCGCTGCTGGAGAGCGAAGCAGAGCAGTCACCTGTGGCCCACGGCCTCTGTGAAGAGCTCAAGAAGTTCCAGTTTGTGGCCTTCACCAAGATCCTCCTGGACGTCCTCCCCATCTTCCAGAAACTCAGCCACTTCTTCCGGATTGAGGACTTTGACCTCTCTGTCCTGAAGCCCCTTGTCTCTGCCATGGCCACCGCTCTGCAGGCCCAGAAAAGCACCAGTGGCAAGAACCTCCAGGAGTTCCTCAATGAGACAAATGAGCACCCAGGAGATGATCAGGAGGGTGAGAGCCGCCTCTACTACAAGGGCATCGAGTTGGCCAACTGCTCCAAGGTGCACCTGAAGCACTTTGAGCACCTGAAGGAGAGCTACCTGGAGAGCGTGCGGGGCAGCCTGCTGGACAGGTTCCCCAGCGGTGTCCTGAAGGCCATCAGCTCCTTCTCAACCATCTTCAACCCCAAGTGCTACCCCCAGTCTTTGGAAGACATTGGCAGCTACGGAGTCAGCGAGCTGAATTTCCTCCTGCAGGCTTACTCCCGGGTGGTGGTGAGCGAGAGGGCCTTGAGCGATTTCCCCCTCTTCAAGCGGATTGTTTTCAGCCTCAGCCAACTCTCCTTCAAGGACCTCTGTGTCAAGCTGGTCTACAGCAACTCTGAAATGCATGAGCTCTTCCCAGACTTTGCCGTCCTTGCGGCTATTGCTCTGGCTTTGCCGCTGGGCTCGGTCCTTGCTGAGAAGATCAGCCGGGGCCGGGAGCTGCTGAAGCGCGGGCGGTTGCGCCGTGCGAATGACGAGGGGCTCTCCGACCTCATGAAGATCGCCATCGACGGGCCGGCCATCAACGAGTTTGACTTTGCGTTGGCCATTGAGTACTACGAAAGCATGAGGGAGTCCAGCTTCATCATGACGCAGGTGAAGTGA
- the C26H17orf113 gene encoding uncharacterized protein C17orf113 homolog isoform X2, with amino-acid sequence MVPPGKKPAGETSNSNKKCKRYFNEHWKEEFTWLEFDYERKLMFCIECRQALVKNKHGKAENAFTVGTDNFQRHALLRHVTSGAHRQALAVNQEQLAFESRGHGYPELRSVIKVEVNPAKVAVLTTVYWMAKEEIPDEKCSSLLHFQKFNLCQALLVSEHSEYYHPSSIREMQAAIAEVLHNEDRHRIKASPFVGLVVDETVDILEHHNLAMFATTVSPCNGETSATFLGSFELPAGEASAVAGKVGEVMRSFDIPTMKITWLSADSASVVAERLSEVGTVLTSLCPLLTEMRCLSHGSSLLLAESIVGIEYLQKYETTVDAVYRLYSRFGGESNGLQELRSVLDLCEIDLGSPRAIHWTSIFPAVEAIDSSWPTLVPLLESEAEQSPVAHGLCEELKKFQFVAFTKILLDVLPIFQKLSHFFRIEDFDLSVLKPLVSAMATALQAQKSTSGKNLQEFLNETNEHPGDDQEGESRLYYKGIELANCSKVHLKHFEHLKESYLESVRGSLLDRFPSGVLKAISSFSTIFNPKCYPQSLEDIGSYGVSELNFLLQAYSRVVVSERALSDFPLFKRIVFSLSQLSFKDLCVKLVYSNSEMHELFPDFAVLAAIALALPLGSVLAEKISRGRELLKRGRLRRANDEGLSDLMKIAIDGPAINEFDFALAIEYYESMRESSFIMTQVK; translated from the exons ATGGTACCTCCAGGGAAAAAGCCAGCTGGGGAAACTTCCAATTCCAATAAAAAGTGTAAGCGTTATTTCAATGAGCACTGGAAGGAAGAATTTACCTGGCTGGAGTTTGACTATGAGAGGAAACTCATGTTTTGCATAGAGTGTCGGCAGGCGCTGGTGAAGAACAAGCACGGTAAAGCAGAAAACGCCTTTACCGTGGGCACGGACAACTTCCAGCGCCATGCCCTGCTTCGGCACGTCACCTCCGGCGCGCACCGCCAGGCGCTGGCGGTGAACCAGGAGCAGCTGGCTTTTGAGAGCCGCGGGCACGGCTACCCGGAGCTGCGTTCGGTCATCAAGGTGGAGGTGAACCCAGCGAAGGTGGCTGTCCTCACCACCGTCTACTGGATGGCAAAGGAGGAGATCCCGGATGAGAagtgctcctctttgctccacTTCCAGAAGTTCAACCTGTGCCAGGCGCTGCTGGTCTCCGAGCACAGCGAGTACTACCACCCCAGCAGCATCAGGGAGATGCAG GCAGCGATTGCCGAGGTCCTGCACAACGAGGACAGGCACAGGATAAAAGCCTCGCCATTTGTTGGGCTGGTGGTGGACGAGACAGTGGACATCCTGGAGCACCACAACCTCGCCATGTTCGCCACCACCGTCTCCCCGTGCAATGGGGAAACCTCCGCCACCTTCCTGGGGAGCTTCGAGCTGCCCGCGGGGGAGGCCTCCGCGGTGGCGGGCAAGGTGGGTGAGGTGATGCGCTCCTTCGACATCCCCACCATGAAGATCACCTGGCTCAGCGCCGACAGCGCCTCGGTGGTGGCTGAGCGACTGAGCGAGGTGGGGACCGTGCTGacctccctctgtcccctcctcaCGGAGATGCGCTGCCTGTCCCACGGGAGCTCCCTGCTCTTGGCGGAGAGCATCGTCGGCATTGAATACCTCCAGAAGTACGAGACCACCGTGGACGCCGTGTACAGGCTCTACTCCAGGTTCGGGGGGGAAAGCAACGGCCTGCAGGAGCTGCGGAGTGTTCTGGACCTCTGCGAGATAGACCTTGGGAGCCCCAGAGCCATCCACTGGACTTCAATATTCCCAGCCGTGGAAGCCATCGATTCTTCGTGGCCCACGCTGGTGCCGCTGCTGGAGAGCGAAGCAGAGCAGTCACCTGTGGCCCACGGCCTCTGTGAAGAGCTCAAGAAGTTCCAGTTTGTGGCCTTCACCAAGATCCTCCTGGACGTCCTCCCCATCTTCCAGAAACTCAGCCACTTCTTCCGGATTGAGGACTTTGACCTCTCTGTCCTGAAGCCCCTTGTCTCTGCCATGGCCACCGCTCTGCAGGCCCAGAAAAGCACCAGTGGCAAGAACCTCCAGGAGTTCCTCAATGAGACAAATGAGCACCCAGGAGATGATCAGGAGGGTGAGAGCCGCCTCTACTACAAGGGCATCGAGTTGGCCAACTGCTCCAAGGTGCACCTGAAGCACTTTGAGCACCTGAAGGAGAGCTACCTGGAGAGCGTGCGGGGCAGCCTGCTGGACAGGTTCCCCAGCGGTGTCCTGAAGGCCATCAGCTCCTTCTCAACCATCTTCAACCCCAAGTGCTACCCCCAGTCTTTGGAAGACATTGGCAGCTACGGAGTCAGCGAGCTGAATTTCCTCCTGCAGGCTTACTCCCGGGTGGTGGTGAGCGAGAGGGCCTTGAGCGATTTCCCCCTCTTCAAGCGGATTGTTTTCAGCCTCAGCCAACTCTCCTTCAAGGACCTCTGTGTCAAGCTGGTCTACAGCAACTCTGAAATGCATGAGCTCTTCCCAGACTTTGCCGTCCTTGCGGCTATTGCTCTGGCTTTGCCGCTGGGCTCGGTCCTTGCTGAGAAGATCAGCCGGGGCCGGGAGCTGCTGAAGCGCGGGCGGTTGCGCCGTGCGAATGACGAGGGGCTCTCCGACCTCATGAAGATCGCCATCGACGGGCCGGCCATCAACGAGTTTGACTTTGCGTTGGCCATTGAGTACTACGAAAGCATGAGGGAGTCCAGCTTCATCATGACGCAGGTGAAGTGA